One stretch of Cedecea neteri DNA includes these proteins:
- a CDS encoding HNH endonuclease: MRFYQVDPALENYWRGVILFGNNFATYKFALAHALYDVERNNTLVMLEDLAVPFSKHICEHLKLAPKQTLNMSKQGPFLTAAVQYNNGEISHSQLIQATVKHGFKVVLDAFHNVSGSQIDKQFFINEVRSSQGIRLTDDFYRLTETSQFHSLIHETDARWRLVEKAWEMSLPAQLLDVHFDPQQETLFTQLANSRITLTNCRNSLNCYQKGHCFYCHAPVSLETGHPLLADVDHFLPLVAQHGMPGTNLNGVWNLVLACQSCNRGEQGKFARVPHIDLLYRLHARNEYFINSRLPLHEAIINQTGNNEAKRRAFLNDRWNEAHACRLQIWQPPVQKELIL; the protein is encoded by the coding sequence ATGCGTTTTTACCAGGTCGATCCTGCGCTGGAAAACTACTGGCGGGGCGTGATCCTCTTTGGGAACAACTTCGCCACCTACAAGTTTGCGCTGGCCCATGCGCTGTACGACGTCGAGCGCAATAACACGCTGGTGATGCTGGAAGATTTAGCTGTGCCGTTCAGCAAACATATCTGCGAGCATCTGAAGCTAGCGCCAAAGCAGACGCTCAATATGAGCAAACAGGGGCCATTTTTAACCGCAGCCGTCCAGTACAACAACGGTGAGATTTCGCATAGCCAGCTGATTCAGGCGACGGTGAAACACGGCTTTAAAGTGGTGCTGGACGCCTTTCATAACGTCAGCGGCAGCCAAATTGATAAGCAGTTTTTTATCAACGAGGTACGGAGCAGCCAGGGCATTCGTCTGACGGATGATTTTTACCGGCTGACGGAGACATCGCAGTTTCACAGCCTGATTCATGAAACCGATGCCCGCTGGCGTCTGGTCGAGAAAGCCTGGGAGATGAGCCTGCCTGCGCAACTGCTGGACGTGCATTTCGATCCACAGCAGGAAACGCTATTTACCCAGCTAGCCAACAGCCGCATCACGCTAACCAACTGCCGTAACAGCCTGAACTGCTACCAGAAAGGCCATTGCTTCTACTGCCACGCCCCTGTCAGCCTCGAAACCGGTCACCCGCTGCTGGCGGATGTCGATCATTTCCTGCCGCTGGTTGCTCAGCATGGTATGCCGGGGACTAACCTCAACGGCGTCTGGAACCTTGTTCTTGCCTGCCAGAGCTGCAACCGGGGTGAACAAGGCAAGTTTGCCAGAGTGCCACACATCGATCTGCTGTACCGGCTCCACGCCCGCAATGAATATTTCATTAACAGCCGCCTGCCGCTGCATGAAGCAATCATCAACCAGACGGGTAATAATGAGGCGAAACGCAGAGCATTTTTAAACGACAGGTGGAACGAGGCGCATGCCTGCCGCC